One window of the Shewanella maritima genome contains the following:
- the speB gene encoding agmatinase, producing the protein MTTFAEKPDYSLYSNAFGYLRQPLDFKPLASNADVVVIGLPFDMATTGRSGGRMGPDAIRRASVNLAWEDTRWPWHFKLSDSISIVDAGDLVFDCGDQADFTGRLEAFATKVVESDKALLSFGGDHFVTLPLLRAHHKKYGKMALLHFDAHTDTYSQGSKYDHGTMFYHAPKEGLIDVEHSIQIGIRTEYEQQGHGFDVVDAATANEMTADAIIERIKQRVGDLPLYVTFDIDCLDPAFAPGTGTPVCGGLTSDKAMKIIRGLQGMNIVGMDVVEVAPSYDHADITALAGATLGLEMLHSWAVGKKLAPAKD; encoded by the coding sequence ATGACGACTTTTGCTGAAAAACCAGATTATTCATTGTATTCAAATGCGTTTGGCTACTTACGCCAGCCGTTAGATTTTAAACCACTAGCGAGCAACGCCGATGTCGTTGTCATTGGCCTACCGTTTGATATGGCGACTACAGGTCGCTCAGGCGGCCGCATGGGGCCCGATGCAATTCGCCGCGCCTCAGTTAACTTAGCCTGGGAGGATACTCGCTGGCCTTGGCATTTTAAGTTGAGCGATAGCATTAGCATTGTTGATGCGGGCGATTTAGTGTTCGACTGTGGCGATCAAGCCGACTTTACTGGCCGATTAGAAGCTTTTGCGACTAAAGTGGTCGAGTCTGATAAAGCGCTGTTGAGTTTTGGTGGTGACCACTTTGTTACCTTGCCACTGCTGCGTGCTCACCATAAGAAATACGGCAAAATGGCTTTATTGCATTTCGATGCTCACACGGACACTTACAGTCAGGGCAGTAAATATGATCATGGCACCATGTTCTACCATGCGCCGAAAGAGGGGCTGATTGATGTTGAACATTCGATTCAGATCGGCATTCGCACTGAATACGAACAGCAAGGGCACGGTTTTGACGTAGTCGACGCTGCAACTGCAAATGAAATGACCGCAGATGCCATCATTGAACGTATTAAACAGCGTGTTGGTGATTTACCGCTATATGTAACCTTTGACATTGACTGCCTTGATCCTGCTTTTGCGCCGGGCACTGGTACGCCGGTGTGTGGTGGCTTAACCAGTGATAAAGCCATGAAGATTATTCGCGGCCTGCAGGGTATGAATATAGTGGGTATGGATGTGGTAGAAGTTGCCCCATCGTACGATCATGCAGACATTACCGCACTTGCTGGCGCCACATTAGGGCTTGAAATGCTGCATTCATGGGCAGTGGGTAAAAAGCTCGCACCGGCAAAAGACTAG
- a CDS encoding response regulator, with product MMLENASSTSVLVVEDIDNMRLTIVKMLLTLGFSKVFQAKNGIEALEKLNEHDIKLVVSDIGMPQMDGMTMLTHIRKNRDWDSLPIVIISSVVEQSIVTNAIKLGVSQYIVKPFSQHILLDHIHKALANPVVFDSSVEPETANEPVSVVNNEPEKLSILIVDDVPENIHVIANTLKGDYQLRAATSGKKALEVCLSNNPPDLILLDIMMPEMDGLQVMEKINQHSQLSHIKVIFLSALSENENIVQGFELGAVDYITKPIVPTVLKARLLTHSNIIRAQKASTAQIRSMMESLKVRNDFERIMQHDLKNQLQVINSTTNSIRKNIKRPDVVTYMLNAVENGTLMINQIIDNMVMINRIEEGQYQFKPRKIFVAEIIDTAIDVNTVTVKEKRLEVESHVSSEICVMGETPLMASIINNLLQNAMQAAPNGSAVMIRANTDSDTTRIEIHNVGVIPNSIRDTFFEKYTTYGKASGTGMGTYAVKLMVEIQQGQVSFTSSVDEGTTLIVELQAG from the coding sequence ATGATGCTGGAAAACGCAAGTTCGACCTCAGTGCTCGTTGTAGAAGACATCGACAACATGAGGCTTACCATTGTTAAGATGCTATTAACACTAGGCTTTTCAAAGGTATTTCAAGCAAAGAATGGTATTGAAGCGCTCGAAAAACTAAATGAACATGATATTAAGCTAGTTGTTTCGGATATTGGCATGCCGCAAATGGACGGCATGACTATGTTGACACATATTAGAAAAAATAGAGACTGGGACTCACTTCCAATTGTCATCATTTCGAGCGTGGTAGAGCAGTCTATCGTAACTAATGCGATAAAGCTGGGTGTATCGCAATACATCGTCAAACCGTTTTCGCAACACATATTGCTTGATCATATTCATAAAGCCCTTGCAAACCCTGTTGTTTTTGATTCTTCGGTTGAGCCTGAAACTGCAAATGAACCAGTTTCCGTAGTCAACAACGAGCCCGAAAAACTGTCTATATTAATTGTCGATGATGTACCCGAAAATATTCATGTCATTGCGAATACGTTAAAAGGTGATTACCAGTTAAGGGCGGCCACTTCAGGTAAGAAAGCACTAGAGGTTTGTTTGTCAAACAATCCACCAGATTTGATTTTACTCGATATTATGATGCCGGAAATGGATGGCTTACAGGTAATGGAGAAGATTAATCAACATAGCCAGTTATCTCATATTAAGGTGATATTTTTAAGTGCGCTCTCAGAGAATGAAAATATAGTACAAGGCTTTGAGTTAGGGGCTGTTGACTACATAACCAAACCAATCGTACCTACCGTATTAAAAGCCCGCCTTTTGACTCATTCCAATATTATTAGGGCTCAAAAAGCCAGCACAGCTCAGATCCGCTCGATGATGGAAAGCCTAAAAGTTCGCAATGATTTTGAGCGCATCATGCAACACGATTTGAAAAACCAATTGCAAGTTATTAATTCTACAACCAACAGCATTCGCAAGAATATTAAAAGACCTGATGTGGTTACCTATATGCTAAATGCTGTTGAAAACGGCACTTTGATGATAAATCAGATCATTGACAATATGGTCATGATCAACCGTATAGAAGAGGGGCAGTATCAATTCAAGCCTCGCAAAATTTTCGTCGCTGAGATAATCGACACCGCGATTGACGTTAACACGGTTACAGTAAAAGAAAAACGCCTCGAAGTTGAATCACATGTATCTTCTGAGATCTGTGTGATGGGAGAAACCCCACTGATGGCATCTATTATTAATAACTTGCTGCAAAATGCCATGCAGGCAGCGCCTAATGGCTCAGCTGTAATGATACGTGCCAATACTGACAGTGATACAACTAGGATTGAAATTCATAATGTAGGCGTGATCCCTAATAGCATTCGCGATACGTTTTTTGAGAAGTATACAACCTATGGCAAAGCTTCTGGCACGGGTATGGGAACGTATGCGGTTAAGTTGATGGTTGAAATTCAGCAAGGACAAGTGAGTTTTACTTCTAGTGTTGATGAAGGTACGACCCTAATTGTAGAGCTTCAGGCGGGTTAG
- a CDS encoding ABC transporter ATP-binding protein — translation MKLIECNNLSKKYGDKLALNSVSLTLDSGEPIALVGPNGAGKTTLFSLLCGYILPSSGEVSILGHKPGSASLHNQVSALPQDAALDPNFTVETQLAFFARLQGMSSKQAKQEVKRVLELVDMAQSAKLKPLSLSHGMTKRVAIAQALIGSPKLVLLDEPTAGLDPANARKVREIVKQQSANTTFMISSHNLEELEKLCDKVLYLENGQLQQSVSIHSTQSSEYLTVTLTNNLESELIESITRIDSVIEVKQTSEQQLVIEYSKSSPFYIERTLLELFESNRLQYKSMLAGRTLEDTLFAK, via the coding sequence ATGAAGCTAATTGAATGCAATAACCTATCTAAAAAATACGGTGACAAGTTAGCACTTAACTCGGTATCGCTAACGTTAGATTCAGGCGAGCCAATTGCACTTGTTGGGCCTAATGGCGCAGGTAAAACAACATTGTTTAGTCTGCTTTGCGGTTACATATTGCCCTCAAGTGGTGAAGTAAGCATTTTAGGGCACAAACCCGGCAGTGCTAGTTTACATAATCAGGTGTCAGCCCTACCTCAAGATGCCGCGTTAGACCCTAATTTTACCGTAGAAACACAGCTCGCCTTTTTCGCCCGTCTGCAAGGCATGTCGAGTAAGCAAGCCAAACAAGAAGTAAAGCGCGTGTTAGAGCTGGTTGATATGGCGCAATCTGCCAAGCTTAAGCCTTTAAGTTTAAGCCATGGTATGACTAAGCGTGTTGCCATTGCCCAGGCCTTAATCGGCTCGCCGAAACTGGTGTTGCTTGATGAGCCGACAGCAGGGCTTGATCCTGCCAATGCAAGAAAAGTGAGAGAGATCGTAAAGCAGCAATCTGCCAACACCACCTTTATGATCAGCTCACACAACCTTGAAGAATTAGAGAAGCTTTGTGACAAGGTGTTGTATCTTGAAAATGGTCAGTTGCAACAGTCAGTGTCGATTCATTCAACACAAAGCAGTGAGTACTTAACTGTTACACTGACTAATAACCTTGAATCTGAGCTAATTGAATCAATTACTAGAATAGATTCGGTCATTGAAGTAAAACAAACGTCCGAACAACAGCTGGTGATAGAATACAGCAAGTCATCACCTTTCTACATCGAACGGACTTTGCTGGAATTATTTGAGTCTAACAGATTGCAATATAAGTCAATGCTGGCGGGTAGAACCTTAGAGGACACGCTATTTGCCAAATAG
- the rlmA gene encoding 23S rRNA (guanine(745)-N(1))-methyltransferase → MSYICPLCASPLSLAGRSWGCENGHQFDKAKEGYVNLLPVQKKKTKDPGDSKEMMQARRSFLEQGFYQALSDKVNQLASSYIDDDACILDIGCGEGYYTSRLAHSLAGEHVFYGLDISKAAVRYAAKRYSEINFSVASVFEMPFADNSFDLAIRIYAPSKPEELQRVIKPGGILIAVSPGPKHHYAIKQIIYDTPKLHPQDKIQIAGFDHIAEHQVCYELDLTDKADIENLLNMTPYAWKLSDFQKARLAKQGLKCELDFKIEIYQRPLQS, encoded by the coding sequence ATGTCATATATTTGTCCTTTATGCGCAAGCCCGTTGAGCCTTGCAGGTCGCAGCTGGGGCTGTGAAAACGGTCACCAGTTTGATAAAGCCAAAGAAGGCTACGTAAATCTGCTGCCAGTACAAAAAAAGAAAACCAAAGATCCCGGTGACAGCAAAGAGATGATGCAAGCCCGCCGCAGTTTTCTTGAGCAAGGCTTTTATCAAGCTCTGAGCGATAAAGTAAATCAGTTAGCCAGTAGCTATATTGACGATGATGCCTGCATTTTAGATATTGGCTGCGGTGAGGGGTATTACACCAGTCGACTAGCTCACAGTTTGGCTGGTGAACATGTTTTTTATGGCCTCGACATTTCAAAAGCGGCGGTGCGCTATGCGGCAAAACGTTACAGTGAAATTAATTTCAGCGTAGCCAGCGTGTTTGAAATGCCATTTGCCGATAACAGCTTTGATTTAGCCATTCGTATTTATGCGCCATCAAAGCCTGAAGAACTGCAACGTGTGATTAAGCCTGGTGGGATTTTAATCGCGGTTTCACCCGGCCCTAAACACCATTATGCAATTAAGCAGATTATTTACGATACACCAAAGCTTCACCCTCAAGATAAGATCCAAATCGCTGGATTTGACCATATAGCCGAACACCAGGTGTGCTATGAGTTAGATTTGACGGATAAAGCGGATATTGAGAATTTGCTTAATATGACACCTTATGCCTGGAAATTGTCGGATTTTCAAAAGGCTAGGTTAGCCAAGCAAGGACTAAAATGTGAATTAGACTTTAAGATTGAGATCTACCAGCGTCCGTTGCAAAGTTAA
- a CDS encoding GNAT family N-acetyltransferase yields the protein MYSEWLNAEWATDPRPNEYYIFRVMTDKDCQGKGYGRLMMNTALEEIRAREPKAIHIGYSADNDLARNFYQSLGFVEYGRFDWGDIAAKIEFK from the coding sequence ATGTATAGCGAATGGCTAAACGCTGAATGGGCAACAGATCCACGACCCAATGAGTACTATATATTTCGCGTAATGACAGATAAAGATTGCCAAGGTAAAGGATATGGCCGCCTAATGATGAACACGGCATTAGAAGAAATTCGAGCAAGAGAGCCTAAAGCAATCCATATTGGTTATAGTGCGGATAATGACCTAGCAAGAAACTTTTACCAAAGCCTTGGTTTTGTGGAGTATGGACGTTTTGATTGGGGCGATATAGCTGCCAAAATTGAATTCAAATAG
- a CDS encoding YceH family protein, with product MQLNPQQTRVIGCLLEKEITTPDQYPLSLNALTLACNQKSSREPVMSLSEQQVSETIESLNKLRLISEQSGFGSRVVKYKHRFCNTEFSENQFKPEQVAVLTVLMLRGPQTPGELKTRCQRMYNFDDASHVESVLVALSQLETPVVAQLPKQANRRDHQYQQLFSEYDAEQIMASGDQVSVSQDVTDKAAQNTRIEQLEAKVDELTKRIEELEGLLT from the coding sequence ATGCAACTTAACCCACAGCAAACTCGAGTCATTGGCTGTTTACTCGAAAAAGAAATTACCACACCAGATCAATACCCTCTCTCTCTTAATGCACTGACACTTGCCTGTAATCAAAAAAGCAGCCGCGAGCCAGTGATGTCGTTATCTGAGCAGCAAGTTAGTGAAACCATTGAGTCGCTTAATAAGCTCAGGCTTATCAGTGAGCAATCGGGCTTCGGCTCAAGAGTCGTTAAATATAAACACCGCTTTTGTAATACCGAATTTAGCGAAAACCAATTCAAACCAGAACAAGTTGCCGTGCTAACGGTGCTCATGCTCAGAGGACCACAGACTCCGGGCGAGCTAAAAACCCGCTGTCAACGCATGTACAACTTTGATGATGCTTCACATGTTGAATCAGTGCTGGTTGCCTTATCACAATTAGAAACGCCAGTAGTGGCGCAACTGCCTAAGCAAGCAAACAGACGTGATCATCAATATCAGCAGCTATTTTCTGAATACGATGCCGAGCAAATCATGGCAAGCGGCGATCAAGTCAGTGTTAGTCAGGACGTGACTGACAAAGCGGCGCAAAATACACGTATTGAGCAACTCGAAGCCAAAGTTGATGAACTAACTAAACGTATTGAAGAGCTTGAAGGACTACTAACCTGA
- a CDS encoding adenosylmethionine decarboxylase yields MFEASEKKLEIVVANEFGSLRTLPDDFKAKLLTLAGAEILSHVHNDCIDAYVLSESSLFIWDNKLLLLTCGQSTLIESALYALGVISTDHIISFKYQRKSELFAALQTTTFAEDAKLLAQQLPGRSLTLGDKPEQQHFMFYYTHRDLDTTLVPLPELTPQEHLISELMLYQLDSDSAARFMALKGQGKTLTAAKQRRLLNIGELLVGFKFDDYAFSPCGYSLNAISGSYYLTLHLTPQSSGSYLSIETNLDNLTIVFGIFTRLHHQFSPARCDLVLSGHGAFTSDASQYLATTLNLCDSKHGSDVNIVDTSLNELDNHTESPEQRYTIHLRQFCRRQ; encoded by the coding sequence ATGTTTGAAGCCAGTGAAAAAAAACTTGAGATAGTTGTTGCGAATGAGTTTGGCTCGTTGAGAACTTTGCCTGATGACTTTAAGGCAAAGCTGTTAACGCTTGCTGGCGCTGAAATCTTATCTCACGTTCACAATGACTGCATCGATGCGTACGTGCTGAGTGAGTCGAGTTTATTTATTTGGGACAATAAACTACTGCTGTTGACTTGTGGGCAGTCAACCTTAATTGAGTCGGCGCTTTATGCATTAGGCGTAATTTCTACCGATCATATCATTAGTTTCAAGTATCAACGTAAAAGCGAACTTTTTGCGGCGCTGCAAACTACAACCTTTGCTGAGGATGCAAAGCTGTTAGCTCAGCAACTACCAGGTCGATCTCTGACGTTAGGTGACAAACCTGAGCAACAACATTTCATGTTCTATTATACTCATCGTGATTTAGATACAACATTAGTTCCGCTACCAGAGTTAACACCTCAAGAGCATTTAATTAGCGAATTAATGCTTTACCAACTCGATAGTGACAGTGCGGCACGTTTTATGGCGCTAAAAGGGCAAGGCAAAACCTTAACCGCAGCCAAGCAACGTAGGCTACTTAATATTGGTGAATTACTTGTGGGCTTTAAGTTTGACGACTATGCATTTAGCCCATGCGGATACTCGTTAAACGCAATTAGTGGCAGTTATTATTTAACCTTGCATTTAACTCCTCAAAGCAGTGGCTCTTACTTAAGCATTGAAACAAATCTAGATAATTTAACCATCGTTTTCGGGATATTTACTCGTTTACACCACCAATTTAGTCCGGCTCGTTGCGATCTTGTGTTAAGTGGTCATGGCGCTTTTACCAGTGATGCGAGTCAATACTTAGCAACAACGCTAAACCTCTGTGATAGCAAACACGGTAGCGATGTCAACATTGTCGACACTAGCCTTAATGAGTTAGATAACCATACTGAAAGCCCTGAGCAGAGATATACTATACACTTGCGCCAATTTTGCCGACGTCAATAA
- a CDS encoding ABC transporter permease subunit, with amino-acid sequence MTSTTAPSAMRQIGMISQFEVTKRFINPGGMIALLAYVLIWALILLYPVQSAADFLVNPMFKEFVVGLYGPGAFDTLFDAPVPEYAVLWCISLYLFPLFSLFICADQFCSDKQRGTFRFLTLRVSRSQLFFGRFIGQMAIQALLICVTLVATLLLVLIRDASLLLPSLSSALIILLNLIVVIMPYVALMAVFSLIAKTARQASIFAIVLWVIASMVISIINMQYPALEFLHWVLPGSQISSMINSLGINALIYAPIPLIQTVCFLLLGHSIMNRSKI; translated from the coding sequence ATGACCAGCACCACAGCTCCCTCAGCGATGAGGCAAATTGGCATGATAAGCCAATTTGAAGTGACAAAACGCTTTATTAATCCGGGCGGCATGATTGCCCTGCTCGCTTATGTACTGATCTGGGCATTAATTCTGCTTTATCCAGTGCAAAGCGCTGCAGACTTTTTAGTTAACCCAATGTTTAAAGAGTTTGTTGTCGGCCTATACGGGCCTGGCGCATTCGACACCTTATTTGATGCACCTGTACCTGAATATGCCGTGCTTTGGTGTATCTCATTATATCTGTTTCCATTATTTAGCTTGTTTATTTGCGCGGATCAGTTTTGCTCTGATAAGCAGCGAGGCACTTTCAGGTTTTTAACTCTGCGAGTATCCAGAAGCCAGCTATTCTTCGGCCGTTTTATTGGTCAAATGGCAATTCAAGCGCTGTTGATATGCGTTACTTTAGTCGCGACGTTGTTACTTGTGCTTATTCGCGACGCCAGCCTATTGCTGCCGTCCCTTAGTAGTGCATTAATCATTTTGCTTAACCTTATTGTGGTTATCATGCCTTATGTAGCGCTAATGGCAGTGTTCTCGCTTATTGCAAAAACCGCTAGACAAGCCAGTATTTTTGCCATTGTGCTTTGGGTCATTGCCTCTATGGTGATATCGATTATTAACATGCAATATCCTGCATTAGAGTTCCTGCATTGGGTTTTACCTGGTTCCCAGATCTCAAGCATGATTAACTCGCTTGGTATAAACGCACTCATTTATGCGCCAATCCCACTTATCCAAACCGTATGCTTTTTGCTCCTTGGTCACTCAATTATGAATAGGAGCAAAATATGA
- a CDS encoding CvfB family protein codes for MIDIGNHYSLEIVKEVSFGVYLNALELGQVLLPKKYVPADSQVGDKIEVFLYLDSEDVVIATTQKPKAQVGEFAFLKAVATNKVGAFLDWGLEKDLFLPFGEQKRPVEEGFSYLVYVHINHVDERIVASAKVDKFLDKTEPKYRKGEQVSLIIGGQTDLGYKAIINNSHWGVIYKNEVFKKLRFGQSITGYIKQVRSDGKIDLVLQQGGKAELDKHAMLILSRLNKANGFLPLNDKTDANVIYDQLGMSKKAFKKSIGGLFKAQKITIETDGIHLTGS; via the coding sequence ATGATAGATATTGGCAACCACTACTCACTCGAAATCGTCAAAGAAGTAAGCTTTGGTGTGTACCTTAATGCCCTTGAATTAGGTCAGGTATTACTACCTAAAAAATATGTCCCTGCAGACAGTCAAGTTGGCGATAAAATTGAGGTATTTTTATACCTTGATTCCGAAGACGTGGTGATCGCTACTACTCAAAAGCCTAAAGCCCAAGTAGGTGAATTTGCTTTTCTTAAAGCCGTCGCGACCAATAAAGTCGGTGCATTTCTAGACTGGGGGTTAGAGAAAGATTTGTTTCTCCCTTTCGGTGAGCAAAAGCGCCCGGTTGAAGAAGGCTTCTCGTATTTAGTGTACGTGCACATCAATCATGTCGATGAGCGTATCGTTGCCTCAGCCAAAGTAGATAAGTTTCTTGATAAAACTGAACCTAAATACCGTAAAGGTGAACAAGTTTCACTGATTATTGGCGGCCAAACTGACCTTGGTTATAAAGCGATCATCAACAATAGTCACTGGGGCGTAATTTACAAAAATGAAGTGTTCAAGAAACTAAGGTTCGGTCAATCAATTACTGGTTACATTAAGCAAGTACGTAGCGACGGCAAAATCGATTTAGTACTGCAACAAGGTGGTAAAGCTGAGCTTGATAAACACGCTATGCTGATTTTATCTAGGCTAAACAAAGCCAATGGTTTTTTACCGCTTAATGATAAAACCGATGCCAACGTGATTTACGATCAGCTTGGAATGAGTAAGAAAGCCTTTAAGAAATCCATCGGCGGCCTGTTCAAAGCACAGAAAATCACCATTGAGACAGATGGCATCCATTTAACTGGTAGCTAG
- a CDS encoding cold-shock protein, with product MSQVTGVVKWFNSDKGFGFIEQESGPDVFVHFRAINSDGFKTLDEGQKVSFTVTQGQKGPQAENVSVIG from the coding sequence ATGTCTCAAGTAACTGGTGTAGTTAAGTGGTTCAACTCTGACAAAGGTTTTGGTTTCATCGAGCAAGAGTCTGGTCCAGACGTATTTGTTCACTTCCGTGCAATCAACTCTGACGGTTTTAAGACTCTTGACGAAGGTCAAAAAGTTTCTTTCACTGTTACTCAAGGTCAAAAAGGCCCACAAGCTGAAAACGTATCAGTTATCGGTTAA
- the speA gene encoding biosynthetic arginine decarboxylase has translation MTEWSIEDARATYNVTHWSQKFFGIRDDGEVTVSPDPQNPEHKIGLNELAKDMVKAGVSLPVLVRFPQILHHRVESLCEAFNEAIQKYEYQNKYLLVYPIKVNQQQTVVEEILASQKSKEVPQLGLEAGSKPELMAVLAMAQKASSVIVCNGYKDKEYVRLALIGEKLGHKVYIVLEKMSELKLVLAEAQQLGVTPRLGIRARLAFQGKGNWQASGGEKSKFGLSAAQVLQVVEQLKAQDMLPSLQLLHFHLGSQIANIRDIRQGVSEAGRFYCELRQLGAPVDCFDVGGGLAVDYDGTRSQSSNSMNYGLTEYANNIVNVMTDLCNEYQQPMPLIISESGRHLTAHHAVLITDVIGTEAYKPADVTEPDEDAPQLLQNMWQSWGDLKGRLDQRALIEVYHDTQSDMAEANSLFAVGQLTLAQRAWAEQTNLRVCHELKGLLSNNNRFHRPVIDELNSKLADKFFVNFSLFQSLPDAWGIDQVFPVLPLTGLDKAPERRAVMLDITCDSDGIVDQYVDGQGIESTLPVPAWSAESPYLIGFFMVGAYQEILGDLHNLFGDTNSAVVRLDDQGLANIDSVLEGDTVADVLRYVNLDAVEFMRTYEELVNKHIVENERASILEELQLGLKGYTYLEDFS, from the coding sequence ATGACTGAATGGTCTATTGAAGATGCGCGCGCAACCTATAACGTGACGCATTGGAGTCAGAAGTTTTTTGGGATCCGTGATGATGGTGAAGTGACGGTGTCACCTGATCCGCAAAATCCTGAGCATAAAATTGGCTTAAATGAGCTCGCTAAAGACATGGTTAAGGCCGGTGTGTCTTTACCCGTGCTGGTGCGTTTCCCACAGATTTTACACCATAGAGTTGAAAGCCTGTGCGAAGCCTTTAATGAGGCTATTCAGAAATACGAATATCAAAATAAATACCTGTTGGTTTACCCGATTAAGGTGAATCAACAGCAAACTGTTGTTGAAGAGATTTTAGCGAGTCAAAAATCTAAAGAAGTCCCGCAACTCGGGCTTGAGGCCGGCAGTAAGCCAGAGCTAATGGCGGTGCTTGCGATGGCACAAAAAGCTAGCTCGGTGATTGTTTGCAATGGTTATAAAGACAAAGAATACGTTCGCTTGGCATTAATTGGCGAGAAGCTTGGCCACAAAGTTTATATTGTGCTTGAGAAAATGTCCGAGCTAAAACTGGTACTTGCTGAAGCACAACAGCTTGGTGTTACCCCGCGTTTAGGTATTCGTGCGCGCCTTGCATTTCAGGGTAAAGGTAACTGGCAAGCCAGTGGTGGTGAAAAGTCAAAGTTTGGTTTATCTGCTGCGCAAGTATTACAGGTGGTTGAACAGCTTAAAGCACAAGATATGCTTCCTAGTTTGCAATTGTTGCACTTCCATTTAGGCTCGCAGATCGCCAATATTCGCGATATTAGGCAAGGTGTGAGTGAAGCTGGTCGCTTTTATTGTGAATTAAGGCAGCTTGGCGCTCCTGTGGATTGTTTTGACGTTGGTGGCGGTTTAGCTGTTGATTATGACGGCACTCGTAGCCAGTCAAGCAACTCAATGAACTATGGTCTAACAGAGTATGCCAATAATATCGTTAACGTGATGACGGATTTATGTAACGAGTATCAACAGCCAATGCCGTTGATTATTTCTGAGTCGGGTCGTCACCTTACTGCGCATCATGCGGTGTTGATTACCGATGTGATTGGCACGGAAGCTTATAAACCTGCTGACGTTACTGAGCCTGATGAAGATGCACCTCAACTATTACAAAATATGTGGCAGTCGTGGGGTGATTTAAAGGGACGGTTAGATCAACGTGCTTTAATCGAGGTTTATCACGATACGCAAAGCGACATGGCCGAGGCCAACTCATTGTTTGCGGTAGGTCAACTGACATTGGCGCAGCGCGCGTGGGCTGAGCAAACAAACTTGCGAGTGTGTCACGAGCTTAAAGGATTGCTAAGTAACAACAACCGCTTTCACCGACCTGTTATTGATGAGCTAAACAGCAAGCTAGCTGATAAGTTCTTTGTGAACTTTTCATTGTTCCAGTCATTACCTGATGCCTGGGGTATTGATCAGGTATTTCCTGTATTGCCGTTAACAGGACTGGATAAAGCACCTGAAAGACGTGCGGTGATGCTGGATATTACCTGTGACTCTGACGGTATTGTAGATCAATATGTTGATGGTCAAGGTATTGAGTCTACCTTACCCGTGCCCGCTTGGAGTGCTGAAAGCCCGTATTTAATTGGCTTTTTCATGGTTGGTGCTTATCAAGAAATTTTGGGCGATCTACACAACTTATTTGGCGATACTAACTCTGCAGTAGTGCGTTTAGATGATCAAGGTTTAGCCAATATTGACTCAGTGCTAGAGGGCGATACTGTCGCTGATGTGCTTAGATACGTGAATCTTGATGCAGTAGAATTTATGCGTACCTACGAAGAACTCGTCAACAAGCACATTGTAGAGAATGAGCGTGCATCAATTCTTGAAGAATTGCAGCTTGGCCTGAAAGGCTACACCTATTTAGAAGATTTCTCCTAG